The sequence below is a genomic window from Carassius carassius chromosome 45, fCarCar2.1, whole genome shotgun sequence.
ATCCCCAAAACGTTCATTCGACACCACCAGCCTTCCTGTACCGAAGACTGTACCGTGTAGGTGGGTGTCCTTAGGCACAGACTTTGAATATTTCTTTCTAGCTTTGGCAGCTCTTAAATTCTGCTGAAGATTTGATATTGTGACATGCTGGGCTGTTtattctgaatgtgtgtgtggtttttagcTAAAGAATCGATTTAAGTTTAGAATATTAAAGGATTTGGCAAAATAAAGGAATTTCAAGGAAGTGTGACTGCTTCtatacatcttaaaaaaaaaaaaaaaaaaaaaaaaaaaagtaaaaggcaCAGACAGACATATAAACAGGAGACCAGTCTGAAAGACTATAATCTGCATGGATGAAGGAATTAACAAAACCAGAAGCAAAAAGAAATATCACTTGTAAATAATAGAAACAACTATCATGTTTAATCTTTCTCATAGAAATAATATCCTTAAAAGGGATGCTGTAGCAGGGCGTTTCTTTAAATTCCTAACAGTTCTTTACATACAAGTTTGGAAAGGAAGGGTTTTCTTCTGAATGCTGGATGTTTTGCACATTGAGATCGGTCCGCCCCGCGCTGGCTCTCCTCTGCCTCTCTGCTCCCCTCTATCTCCAAGCGTCCCATCTCAGCAGCTGCAGCTGTCACCAGAGGACACGGGTCTGTCATCTCTCAGTTTGATCTGGTCTGGGAAGTCGTACGTCTCCACCTCAGACTCCTGTGAGATGGGTGGACGTTAGTATCAGAGTGGAGGTGCTGTTATTGGACATGTCAAACGGTGCGTACCTGTTTGAGGGCATTGCGAGCGATCGTTTGGAAAGCTTGGTCCACGTTGATGGCCTCTTTTGCGCTGGTCTCAAAGTACGGGATATTGCTTTTGCTCTGACACCAGGCCTGGGCTCGTTTCGTTGTCACCTGCACAAAGGCGATGAACTGGTCAAAACAGTAAATTGATACATGGCTCATCCAATCCGAATCcgattttaaaatcaacattgttaaaagaaaaatgtagattgaaataaaatctaaaaagttaagattttttatttcagatagttgccaacataacatttcaaattttcatttagtttaacttgatatataaaaaattattcaaactgaaataaaattaatacaaatatatagatGGTTTCAacgccaaaaacaaacaaacattcctGTGCAAGCTTTTGTTGCCCAAATATAACTTCTAGTAGACTTCTacatagaatcaataacaacagcaaaGACCCTCTAGAGTAGATGATTACTGATAACAAGCAAAAATGTTTGCTGTGTAAATCAGACAGGCTTATTGGTTTCCTTCAGAGATACAGGGATATAAAAATATCCACGCTGGGTTTTGATTCTTAAATGTGCAGTGCTCATATTTATTCAacgaagtcaaagccttttggaaaatctatttgtggtggtcagttttgatattatGGCGGGCcgacacaaataaatcaatgtatgggaaacactgcaTTTAACTGCGTTTGAAGTCGGTGCCACTAGCCAGAATGATACACAagcacagaccggaagttaacttcgGGCCAGGCGTGTGCGCCCGATGAAGTGGTCTATAGACAtagtttaaaaaaactaataacaaaatgacaaaataaagacacaaaatttgtaaaatttttaattgaaaataaaaaacaagagtGTAAAAAACTACTTTACTACCGTTGTAAGTGgaccttaaaaaataaataaaataaacaaaaacaagaaaattattcaaatgtaaaaattataatgtACCCCCCcccaaatattaaatataataaaatgttataatatataataaaatagaaactataatagtatctcaatcatactaataatattaaacaaaaatactttATGATAATTTGTAAGATAAAGTATTTATAtacagcacagttactcattgcgcgtctcgtcaagctataactggcggctcgcatagtagcttacagtatcacactgccacttgccttcagagcatgtgaggcagGAGCGAGCGGGaagcgagcgggcggatcttagacagagcgcagagcggcaatttcaaaaggacggtggacggagcgtcgcatttcccgctccaatttctttctgctcacaccacgagtctgaagcatgctcattcaagcctgaccctgaatccattagtcttgcacagtcatcaacagtagactattttcaagcaaaactcggctcaataatggagttcaaaaagtaaaatgagaattcataaaggtgtagcctatcaatataagtcgctccggagtagcctataagtcgaatcagtcaaaaaatgcgccatgaagaagaaataacatataggcctagcctcgcactggactataagtcgcattcatttagaaatgtataaaaaaaaataataaataaaaaaaatcgtatggacgggacagttctccgttacggacGTGAACGCTCTGACAgaggcactaagactgctttaaaactttcactgagacctcaaacagaaagcacaaagcctgtctttaaatttgatttcgttttgtattaattgtatcttaattttaatcaaggtttcatcaaccaattgtctggatttaataagaagtaaatagaaaatagataaccacgatacgaaggagccggtgtgaacctggagtttgtctcttgaatgaaccgaaactcagcgtatagcctacttgcctcacagacccgacacataggctatatataaagattgaaatgtctacttttaaacaaaacaattcaaaacgaaagaaaacagactgctctccctcccgtatgaaatgtgcatttctctcaggcgcgttcactactgcgaagatcacgagtcagcatctttctagccgacagacataaaaaaaattaaatgtcttctgctatattttacatattcataatcattaattttgccggttcgttgtgacagcttttaggtgcccttaaatgttacatgaatgcatcagcactgaaaacagagattttttttttcttttgggggcattttgtttgacatgcatgccagctttcgctcatcccactattaaagtaaatctgttcttaaacgaaaatgtattggccgtgttatttcttttttgtgggatgtccaatttatatgtagaaatgcacatttgcaaaggtgacttatgttgtcgtaaaagtggctcgccttttgattttgctctgccaatgtggctcttgtgaaaaaaatagtgaggatcactgatATACaggataaaaaccaataaaatgaTGATCATGTTCAACAATCATTATAAGACAACAGAAGAAGACCGTGTTTAGATGAGATGTAGAAATTAAATGGGGGTTTTCCTCTGAGAATTTGATGTCAAAATGTAGGCATGAAACTCTATGAGGCTGAGTAAAGACCGACCTGTCTGTTCTCCAGGTCGATTTTGTTGCCGAGCACTACAAAGGGGAAGTTCTCCGGGTCTCGAGGGCTGGCCTGAATGAGGAATTCATCCCTCCAGCTGTCCAGGGTTTTGAAGGTGTTCGGTGCGGTCACGTCATACACCAGCACGCAGCAGTCTGCCCCGCGGTAAAAAGCCACACCCAAAGACTGGAAACGCTCCTGTCCTGCCGTGTCCCAGATCTGAAACATGAGCCAGGAGAATATTATAGTACTgcatcatttgcatttaaagggccATATTATTAGAAATCAAAATGtccttaatattaaaaaaaaaaaaaactgtttaattttTAGGGTTGTCAGGAGGGTAACACAGTcatgaaataataatacaaacaaatacattatatacaaaatattattttcaaaagacTCAAAAGATTTTCAAAAGTAAATGGACCTCaggtaaaaaactaaaataaaaatgaattaataaatataaatatataaatcttgcTTAATGCATTATCATTTATAATTACTTTTGTAGTATAAATGTTATTTGTgtcagtttagttttaatttataatttgaattagatttttttttaaagctttaattttagttagttattttgtgtgttttagtaaatgtattacttttaatgtctatattgctttatttaagtacttaaaatatattaaaactaattgaaaataaaaaatgctgctaCTTAGTTGCCAAGacatttctttcttaaaaaaaaaaag
It includes:
- the LOC132126921 gene encoding ras-related protein rab7-like produces the protein MASRKKVLLKVIILGDSGVGKTSLMNQYVNKKFSNQYKATIGADFLTKEMMVDDRLVTMQIWDTAGQERFQSLGVAFYRGADCCVLVYDVTAPNTFKTLDSWRDEFLIQASPRDPENFPFVVLGNKIDLENRQVTTKRAQAWCQSKSNIPYFETSAKEAINVDQAFQTIARNALKQESEVETYDFPDQIKLRDDRPVSSGDSCSC